The genomic interval CAATGTGAGCATTGGCTAAATCACTTCCCTTAATCTCTTTTGGTCCCGTAAATGAGTAGTTAACCTCTACACGTTTCTCATCGCCTTTGATTTTGAAACGAATATTTTTAAGGTTAATGATGAAAAGAGCAACATCTTCAAGCATACCGCGCATGCTATCAAATTCATGGGTTACGCCTTCAATCTTTACAGCCGTTGGGGCAGATCCTACGGTACTGCTTAAAAGCAATCTTCGTAAAGGATGTGCCAAGGTTACCGCAAAACCAGATTCAAATGGGTATGCACTAATTTGAACCTTATTTGCCGCAATAGTCTCTACCTCAATTTCAGTTGGCATGTAAGCTGATGTATTGATTTTTTTCATATACTACCTACTTTATTATTTAGAGTATAGCTCAACGATTAATCTTTCTTCAACCGGAATCACTACTTCTTCTCTCTCAGGGATGCGTGTAAAAATACCCATTGCTTTTTCTCTCTCAACATCAACCCATGGCGCAATACCAGTTTGTTGTGTTAATTCAAGAGCTCTTTTTACTTGTGGGTTATTTTTAGATTTTTCACAAACCTCAATTTTCTCACCTGCACGCACAACATAGGAAGGAATGTCAACTCTGCTGCCATTCACTAAAATATGTCCATGTGTGACTAATTGACGTGCAAATCTTCGTGTTGTTGCAAATCCCATACGGTAAACAACATTATCAAGTCTTCTTTCGATAAGAAGGACAAGGTTAATACCTGTATTTCCCTCTTTACGAGCTGCTTCGTCAAATATACGTCTGAATTGTTTTTCAGAAACTCCATACATAAATTTAGCTTTTTGTTTCTCTCTTA from Sulfurospirillum multivorans DSM 12446 carries:
- the rpsD gene encoding 30S ribosomal protein S4; the encoded protein is MARYRGPVEKLERRLGVSLALKGERRLAGKSALDKRPYAPGQHGQRRSKISEYGLQLREKQKAKFMYGVSEKQFRRIFDEAARKEGNTGINLVLLIERRLDNVVYRMGFATTRRFARQLVTHGHILVNGSRVDIPSYVVRAGEKIEVCEKSKNNPQVKRALELTQQTGIAPWVDVEREKAMGIFTRIPEREEVVIPVEERLIVELYSK